A DNA window from Mya arenaria isolate MELC-2E11 chromosome 17, ASM2691426v1 contains the following coding sequences:
- the LOC128223515 gene encoding uncharacterized protein LOC128223515, with translation MYFCKRVRELFVIVLVIESSLCDVNEPRCYSRFDYDKKMMEKLVRTEIKMEELLGKLEVMEKRHNSVETKVDNSVKEIHDLGKRHNSVETELDYSKAAVETFENMTKSDIGGLEKSIEMTDQRLDALFTNNTESKLQSPVAFFARLSTSFTSSAGQTLVFDSVTTDVGGGYNPGTGVFTAPADGLYVFSITVMVYMTTSATSAQFILKKNNNTVMWLYASETDSVYETASGTGILSLEVGDTVHVTNRESGRYIYSEYTFFSV, from the exons ATGTATTTCTGCAAACGTGTTCGGGAATTATTTGTCATAGTTCTCGTCATTGAATCCTCTCTGTGTGACGTGAATGAACCGCGATGTTACAGCCGGTTTGACTACGACAAGAAAATGATGGAGAAATTGGTTAGAACTGAGATCAAGATGGAGGAACTTCTCGGTAAATTAGAAGTTATGGAGAAGAGACACAACAGCGTTGAAACTAAGGTGGACAATTCAGTAAAGGAAATTCACGATCTGGGAAAGAGACACAACAGCGTTGAAACCGAGTTGGACTATTCAAAGGCTGCCGTGGAAACATTCGAAAACATGACAAAATCTGATATAGGCGGACTTGAAAAATCAATCGAAATGACCGATCAACGTCTCGACGCTTTGTTCACAAATAATACAG AGAGTAAGCTTCAATCTCCCGTCGCCTTCTTCGCCAGACTTTCGACTAGCTTTACATCATCCGCTGGACAGACGCTAGTTTTCGACTCCGTGACCACAGACGTTGGCGGCGGTTACAACCCGGGGACAGGCGTGTTCACCGCCCCGGCCGACGGTCTCTATGTCTTCTCCATCACTGTCATGGTGTATATGACCACGTCGGCGACTTCAgctcaatttattttaaagaagaaCAACAATACTGTAATGTGGCTTTATGCAAGCGAAACGGACAGTGTTTACGAGACGGCTTCAGGAACTGGCATTCTCTCCCTGGAGGTCGGAGATACAGTTCATGTTACAAATAGAGAAAGTGGACGGTATATCTATAGCGAATACACGTTCTTCTCGGTTTAA
- the LOC128222917 gene encoding uncharacterized protein LOC128222917 has product MYLCKRVRELFAVILVIEYSLCDVNEPRCYSRFDYDEKMLEKMVKNEIKMEEILAKLEVLEKRQTTVETKVDNSVKETHGLAKKHDDLKTELDNSKAAVKTFENMTKADIDGLGKSIEMNVQRLDSMLTNITESKHQAPVSFFAKVSSAFTSSSRQTLVFDSVITDVGGGYKPETGVFTAPADGFYVFSFTVMVRLSPSESRADFYLKKNDNTEMWFIINENDTVYETTAGTGLLSLKVGDTVHVTLETSGRTIYGSYTFFSGFKL; this is encoded by the exons ATGTATCTCTGCAAACGTGTGCGGGAATTATTTGCGGTAATTCTCGTCATTGAATATTCACTGTGTGACGTGAATGAACCGAGATGTTACAGCCGGTTTGACTACGACGagaaaatgttggaaaaaatggtgaaaaatgaAATCAAGATGGAGGAAATTCTCGCCAAATTAGAAGTGCTGGAAAAAAGACAAACCACCGTTGAAACTAAGGTGGACAATTCCGTAAAGGAAACACACGGTCTGGCAAAAAAACACGACGATTTGAAAACTGAACTGGACAATTCAAAGGCTGCCGTGAAAACATTCGAAAACATGACAAAAGCTGATATTGACGGTCTGGGCAAATCAATCGAGATGAACGTTCAGCGTCTCGACTCTATGCTTACAAATATTACAG AGAGTAAGCATCAAGCTCCAGTATCCTTCTTCGCCAAGGTTTCATCCGCCTTTACATCATCTAGCAGACAGACGCTAGTGTTCGACTCCGTGATCACAGACGTCGGCGGCGGTTACAAACCGGAAACAGGCGTGTTCACCGCCCCGGCCGACGGCTTTTACGTGTTCTCCTTCACTGTCATGGTGCGATTGTCCCCGTCGGAGAGTAGAGCTGACTTTTATTTGAAGAAGAACGACAATACTGAAATgtggtttattataaatgaaaatgacactGTTTACGAGACGACTGCTGGAACTGGCCTTCTCTCCCTGAAGGTTGGAGACACAGTTCACGTTACATTGGAAACTAGTGGACGGACTATTTATGGCTCATACACGTTCTTCTCCGGTTTTAAGTTGTAG